The following is a genomic window from Caproiciproducens sp. CPB-2.
CCATCGCAAGCTCGCTCAGCCTGCTCTGCCCCTGAAAGAGCAGGGCGGCGGTGTATTCGTCCCCGAAATCCTCGGAGCGCAGAGCTTTGGCGTCCACAAACACCTCCCGGCGTTCGGCGCCTTCGCTCTCCCCGTACACGGCAAAGATGCGCTCCACACCTTCGCCCTCGCCGCCGATCAGCGCCACGTTGGCATAGTCCGAGGCGCTTTTGGTGAACGTCTGGGAAGTGAGGTTCTCATACTCCCACGAGAACACCGCCTGCGATGCTGCACCCTTGTACAGCTGAATCGTAAACATGCGGGATTCTGGACTGAACACCGCCTTGATGCCCGCATCCGCCGCTTCGCACAGGCCCGTCGCCGCGTCCATGAGATTTTTGTAGGAAATCTGCGTGCTGACCGGGTCCGAAAGCCCGCCGCCGTCGTAGGCGATGAAGTCCATCCGCCGGTCGGTATTGCCCGGGCTGATGAGGTGGTTGTTCACCAGCTGCCTCACGCAGTCGGCAAGCGTGCCGTTTAGAATTTCCGTGTCCCATACGATGCGCCGGGCAAGGTAGGAAACGGCGAACCGCCCGCTGACGGTGATAATCTCTTTTTCGTCCTGCGAGATTTCCGCATACTCAATCACGCCGACTTCCTCGCCGCCGCTTTTCCAAAGGATGTTCCCCAGTGTCAGCAGAGCGAGGTTTTCCGCCGTGGCGACTGCCTTGAGCGCAAAGCTCCCGCATTGGG
Proteins encoded in this region:
- a CDS encoding siphovirus ReqiPepy6 Gp37-like family protein; this encodes MELYVFDADRRPAGVVESFEYLRWTRRYSQCGSFALKAVATAENLALLTLGNILWKSGGEEVGVIEYAEISQDEKEIITVSGRFAVSYLARRIVWDTEILNGTLADCVRQLVNNHLISPGNTDRRMDFIAYDGGGLSDPVSTQISYKNLMDAATGLCEAADAGIKAVFSPESRMFTIQLYKGAASQAVFSWEYENLTSQTFTKSASDYANVALIGGEGEGVERIFAVYGESEGAERREVFVDAKALRSEDFGDEYTAALLFQGQSRLSELAMAQSFDASVNPHGNLTYGTDFDLGQTVKVISKKWGVTLTTRITEIEESYDAAGQSLDITFGKGVLTLAQKLKLEG